One part of the Bacteroidia bacterium genome encodes these proteins:
- a CDS encoding 7-carboxy-7-deazaguanine synthase QueE — protein sequence MAVRIKTDDLMSEGLVLPVMEEFYSIQGEGFHAGKAAYFIRIGGCDVGCHWCDVKESWEPAAFPPQEIYPVIERAAACPAKTAVITGGEPCIWHLEPLTAGLRKMKLKTHLETSGAYSLSGEWDWICLSPKKTFSVRSEWYDVAHELKVIIHNRHDLEWAELQAEKVNSAAYLFLQPEWSKREETMPMIVSFILKNPKWNVSLQTHKYLGIP from the coding sequence ATGGCCGTGCGAATCAAGACTGATGACCTGATGAGTGAGGGATTGGTGTTGCCTGTTATGGAAGAGTTTTATTCCATTCAGGGCGAAGGCTTCCATGCCGGGAAGGCGGCTTATTTTATTCGTATCGGCGGGTGTGATGTTGGATGCCACTGGTGCGACGTCAAGGAAAGCTGGGAGCCAGCCGCTTTTCCGCCGCAGGAAATATACCCGGTTATCGAAAGAGCTGCAGCCTGCCCGGCGAAAACCGCGGTGATCACAGGAGGCGAACCCTGTATCTGGCATTTGGAGCCCCTTACTGCAGGATTGCGTAAAATGAAACTTAAAACCCATCTGGAAACTTCCGGTGCTTATTCCCTGAGTGGTGAATGGGACTGGATATGCCTTTCTCCGAAAAAAACTTTTTCAGTTCGTTCTGAATGGTACGATGTGGCACACGAATTGAAGGTAATTATTCATAACCGGCATGATCTGGAATGGGCGGAATTACAGGCCGAAAAGGTTAACTCCGCTGCGTACCTATTCCTGCAGCCGGAATGGTCGAAACGGGAGGAAACGATGCCTATGATTGTATCATTCATTCTTAAAAACCCGAAGTGGAATGTCTCTTTACAAACCCATAAATATCTCGGTATCCCCTGA
- a CDS encoding tetratricopeptide repeat protein, translated as MKHLLPLLLCILYFPLTAQQPEQVLRTDIAKAESDTQRVHLLCKLSDLYTHSQPDSALAVAERALQLAEQTGDLRSLTNAYHFKGLALDYLNDMKGALQHYLKARDLAIQLGDKLLAAREYNGIGNIYIGMGKYTEANEALVRSLKIFEDVKSDQRFLPLVNLGNIYYYQKNLSKAVEYWEQAVPLLKQINNNYYLGILLANLAVGLENTGKYRESQRYLWDAIGIHSKLGDSIGLAVAYTNLSTCYLKLGMKDSALYFIRKGISICEKTGNMKELGGFYNNLADILADDGRHDEAMKYYRISMHLHDSLNIPDAKLYNLKGMARVYGLKGDFKNAYSYMSRYAELRDTLITKESQSLVEEMNAKYENDKKELEIERLANQKLLDDEKLAKERYFRIFLIVIIVLVVGMAVVALRGFLRKRKDNQELARQKKEIELAKMIIEEKNKDITDSILYARRIQQGLMPSEKMVERMLNRSGKKT; from the coding sequence ATGAAGCACCTGTTGCCATTACTACTGTGCATTCTGTATTTTCCACTGACGGCGCAGCAGCCGGAACAAGTGCTGCGAACAGATATTGCAAAAGCGGAGAGTGACACTCAGCGGGTTCATTTACTCTGCAAACTAAGCGATCTTTATACCCATTCGCAGCCCGACAGCGCATTGGCCGTAGCTGAACGTGCGCTCCAGCTGGCTGAACAAACCGGCGACCTCAGGAGTCTGACCAATGCCTATCATTTTAAAGGGCTGGCACTTGATTATCTCAACGACATGAAAGGTGCGCTTCAACATTATCTCAAGGCGCGCGATCTGGCCATACAGCTGGGAGATAAATTATTGGCCGCACGGGAATATAACGGGATAGGAAATATTTACATCGGGATGGGCAAATACACAGAAGCCAACGAGGCGTTGGTTCGTTCACTGAAGATATTTGAAGATGTAAAAAGTGATCAGCGCTTTCTCCCCCTCGTTAACCTGGGGAACATATATTACTACCAGAAAAATCTTTCTAAAGCGGTGGAATACTGGGAGCAGGCCGTGCCTCTGCTGAAACAGATTAATAACAACTACTACCTGGGTATTCTGCTTGCCAATCTAGCCGTTGGGTTGGAAAATACCGGTAAATACAGAGAGAGCCAACGCTACCTGTGGGATGCCATAGGTATACACTCAAAACTAGGAGACAGTATTGGTTTAGCCGTTGCATACACCAACCTGTCCACCTGTTATCTGAAACTGGGCATGAAAGACTCCGCATTATATTTTATCCGGAAAGGCATCAGTATCTGCGAGAAAACCGGAAACATGAAAGAGTTGGGCGGTTTTTACAATAATCTTGCGGATATACTTGCCGACGACGGCAGGCACGACGAGGCAATGAAATATTACCGGATTTCAATGCACCTGCACGACAGCCTGAATATTCCGGATGCCAAACTTTACAATCTGAAAGGAATGGCCCGTGTATACGGCCTTAAGGGTGATTTTAAAAACGCTTATTCCTATATGTCACGTTACGCCGAATTACGAGACACACTTATCACGAAAGAATCCCAGTCATTGGTAGAAGAGATGAACGCGAAATATGAGAACGACAAGAAAGAGCTTGAAATTGAAAGACTCGCGAATCAGAAGCTGCTGGACGATGAAAAACTGGCAAAAGAACGATACTTCCGGATATTTCTCATCGTAATAATTGTCCTGGTGGTAGGAATGGCCGTGGTGGCGTTGCGTGGATTTTTGAGGAAACGGAAGGATAATCAGGAACTGGCCAGGCAAAAGAAGGAGATTGAATTGGCCAAAATGATCATTGAAGAAAAGAACAAGGACATTACCGACAGCATTCTTTATGCCCGCCGTATTCAGCAGGGTCTTATGCCTTCTGAAAAAATGGTAGAAAGGATGCTGAACAGGAGTGGGAAGAAGACCTGA
- a CDS encoding ABC transporter permease, which translates to MSRAKNKIGIIIQREYFSRVLKKSFWIMSFLPPILITGLFGLIIYFALQDTSVSRVAVVNESPIYSKEDFKNTSYVHYDYVEGLSENEGKKLLYASDYTAFLWIPPGQGVLTGHVNMYYKKQPGIIIEGTIRSNLENVLYNFLLEQDSIDPQKVANARKPVRMVTQKIDEQGNEKTISSEVNMFIGFGSAILIYMFIFLYGVQVMRGVIEEKTNRIVEVIVSSVKPFQLMLGKIIGVSLVGLTQLLLWGALTGILVSFTGGMIADNPDLVLQQVQPKQEIIKMGANVNALDLTPERRDDPKNTIANIYSALANQNIPLLVVSFLFYFLGGYLLYGAFFAAFGSAVDSETDTQQFMLPVSIPLIMGFMAAQFVMQNPEGSVGFWLSIFPLTSPVVMMVRLPFGVPGWELALSMFLLVIAFVFTTWLAGRIYRTGILMYGKKTTWKELGKWLFYKG; encoded by the coding sequence ATGAGCAGAGCTAAAAATAAGATCGGAATCATTATTCAGCGGGAATATTTTTCACGCGTGCTGAAAAAGTCATTCTGGATTATGTCTTTCCTGCCACCGATTCTGATCACCGGGCTTTTCGGACTGATCATTTATTTTGCGCTTCAGGATACCTCGGTAAGCAGGGTGGCGGTTGTCAACGAAAGCCCCATCTACTCAAAGGAAGATTTTAAAAACACATCGTACGTGCATTACGATTATGTTGAAGGATTGTCGGAAAACGAAGGTAAAAAGCTCCTCTACGCTTCTGATTATACCGCTTTTCTGTGGATCCCGCCCGGACAAGGGGTGCTAACGGGTCATGTGAATATGTATTACAAAAAGCAGCCCGGAATCATTATTGAGGGTACGATCCGATCTAATCTGGAAAATGTACTGTATAATTTTCTTCTTGAACAGGACAGTATTGATCCCCAAAAAGTAGCTAATGCACGAAAGCCCGTACGAATGGTAACCCAGAAGATCGACGAGCAGGGTAATGAGAAGACAATCAGCTCCGAAGTGAATATGTTCATCGGTTTCGGAAGCGCGATCCTGATATATATGTTCATTTTTCTATATGGGGTTCAGGTAATGCGGGGAGTGATCGAGGAGAAAACGAACAGGATTGTAGAGGTCATAGTAAGTTCCGTAAAACCTTTTCAACTGATGCTTGGAAAGATCATTGGCGTTTCACTGGTTGGTCTCACGCAACTGTTGTTATGGGGAGCACTTACAGGAATACTTGTTTCTTTTACGGGCGGAATGATTGCCGACAATCCCGACCTGGTTCTTCAGCAGGTGCAGCCAAAGCAGGAGATTATTAAAATGGGTGCCAATGTAAACGCGCTGGATCTGACACCGGAAAGAAGGGATGATCCAAAAAATACCATTGCAAATATCTACAGTGCGCTTGCGAATCAAAATATTCCTTTGCTCGTAGTGTCATTCCTGTTCTATTTTCTTGGCGGATATTTGTTGTATGGCGCATTTTTCGCGGCCTTTGGCAGCGCGGTTGACAGTGAAACAGATACGCAGCAATTTATGCTGCCGGTTTCCATTCCGCTAATCATGGGATTTATGGCAGCACAATTCGTGATGCAGAACCCCGAGGGATCAGTTGGTTTTTGGCTTTCTATATTCCCCCTTACCTCCCCGGTTGTTATGATGGTTCGCCTGCCCTTCGGGGTTCCCGGATGGGAACTGGCTTTGTCCATGTTCCTTCTGGTCATTGCATTTGTATTTACTACCTGGCTGGCCGGAAGAATTTATCGCACTGGAATTCTCATGTACGGAAAGAAAACAACGTGGAAGGAATTAGGTAAATGGTTATTTTATAAAGGATGA
- a CDS encoding sigma-54-dependent Fis family transcriptional regulator has translation MPRILIIDDEKSIRKTLREILEYENFKVDEAQDGLEGLTLAQKEKFDIVLCDIKMPKMDGMEVLEKLMTSNPDTPVVMISGHGNIETAVESVKIGAYDFIQKPLDLNRLLVTIRNAMDKSSLVTETKTLKKKISKTFDMIGDSKGIAQIKEMIERVAPTDARVLITGENGTGKELVARWIHEKSNRSNGPMVEVNCAAIPSELIESELFGHEKGAFTSAVAQRKGKFEVAEGGTLFLDEIGDMSLSAQAKVLRALQENKITRVGGDKEIKVNVRVIAATNKDLQKEIKEGRFREDLYHRLSVILIHVPSLNDRRDDIPLLVEHFSRIIVDEQGMQPKTFTKECIRELQKLNWTGNIRELRNVVERLLILCDKQISDKDVQQYVKK, from the coding sequence ATGCCTCGAATTCTCATCATTGACGACGAAAAAAGTATCCGGAAAACACTCAGGGAAATACTTGAGTACGAGAACTTTAAGGTTGATGAAGCGCAGGATGGTCTGGAGGGATTGACCCTGGCTCAAAAGGAAAAGTTTGATATCGTGCTCTGCGACATCAAAATGCCGAAAATGGATGGAATGGAAGTGCTTGAAAAGCTCATGACTTCTAATCCCGACACACCCGTAGTCATGATCTCCGGACACGGGAATATTGAAACGGCTGTTGAGTCGGTGAAAATCGGGGCTTACGATTTTATTCAAAAGCCTTTGGACCTGAATCGCCTGCTGGTGACTATCCGTAATGCGATGGATAAAAGTTCCCTTGTTACGGAGACTAAAACCCTCAAGAAGAAAATCAGCAAAACATTCGATATGATCGGCGATTCAAAAGGAATTGCGCAGATCAAGGAAATGATCGAACGTGTTGCACCTACCGACGCCCGTGTATTAATCACCGGAGAGAATGGAACAGGCAAGGAGTTGGTAGCGCGCTGGATTCATGAAAAGTCAAACCGTTCCAACGGACCAATGGTGGAAGTGAATTGCGCCGCCATACCTTCAGAACTTATAGAATCTGAACTGTTTGGTCATGAAAAGGGAGCTTTTACATCTGCAGTAGCTCAACGCAAGGGAAAGTTTGAAGTGGCTGAAGGTGGCACCTTGTTCCTGGATGAAATCGGAGATATGTCGCTCTCCGCACAGGCAAAAGTTTTGCGCGCCTTACAGGAAAATAAAATAACACGGGTGGGGGGCGATAAAGAAATTAAAGTGAATGTGCGCGTCATCGCAGCAACAAACAAAGATCTGCAGAAGGAGATTAAAGAAGGTAGATTCAGAGAAGACCTGTATCATCGATTATCAGTGATTCTGATTCACGTTCCTTCCCTGAACGACCGGCGTGATGATATTCCTCTGTTGGTGGAGCACTTCTCACGCATCATCGTAGATGAGCAGGGTATGCAACCCAAGACCTTCACCAAAGAATGTATCAGGGAACTACAAAAACTGAACTGGACCGGTAATATCAGAGAACTGCGAAATGTTGTTGAACGCTTGCTGATTCTGTGTGACAAGCAAATCAGCGACAAGGATGTTCAGCAGTATGTAAAAAAGTGA
- a CDS encoding ATP-binding cassette domain-containing protein, which yields MSTPIISTENVVKRFAGHTALDDISISVPEGSIYGLLGPNGAGKTTLIRIINQITGPDSGVVLFKGERLNPGHGEQIGYLPEERGLYKKMKVGEQLLYLARLKGLSRKEAMNRLQYWFEKFEITGWWHKKVEELSKGMAQKVQFIVTVLHEPKLLILDEPFSGFDPINASLIRNEIMELQRKGATVIFSTHNMGSVEELCDQIALINRSKKILEGSVREIKNKYRMNVYEVEFTGNWIGFANALWSGAELMEKSEDAELKKAKIRLRNDHTPNDLLNAILPFAKIHALHEVIPNMNDIFIKCVTDGNAGSHSAFTE from the coding sequence ATGAGCACCCCGATTATTTCCACCGAGAACGTTGTGAAACGATTTGCCGGGCATACCGCCCTGGATGATATAAGTATTTCTGTGCCGGAAGGGAGCATTTACGGCCTGCTGGGCCCTAATGGTGCAGGAAAAACAACACTAATCCGGATTATCAATCAGATTACCGGACCCGACTCGGGTGTGGTACTTTTTAAGGGCGAAAGGCTAAATCCCGGCCACGGCGAACAGATCGGCTACCTGCCGGAAGAACGCGGCCTGTATAAGAAAATGAAAGTGGGAGAGCAATTGTTGTACCTGGCCAGGTTGAAAGGGCTCAGCCGGAAGGAAGCAATGAACCGGCTTCAGTACTGGTTCGAGAAATTTGAAATAACCGGCTGGTGGCATAAAAAGGTAGAGGAACTGTCAAAAGGAATGGCGCAAAAGGTTCAGTTTATTGTGACCGTGCTTCACGAGCCTAAGCTTCTGATTCTCGACGAGCCATTTTCTGGTTTTGATCCCATCAACGCTTCCCTGATCAGGAATGAGATCATGGAGCTGCAGCGGAAGGGCGCTACGGTGATTTTTTCTACACACAATATGGGAAGTGTCGAGGAACTTTGTGATCAGATTGCACTGATTAACCGGTCAAAAAAAATCCTGGAAGGTTCTGTCAGGGAAATCAAAAATAAATACAGGATGAATGTGTACGAAGTGGAGTTTACAGGCAACTGGATCGGGTTTGCGAACGCCCTGTGGTCGGGAGCGGAATTGATGGAAAAATCCGAAGACGCAGAACTTAAAAAGGCTAAGATCCGGCTCCGTAATGATCATACACCCAATGATCTGTTGAACGCGATCCTGCCTTTCGCAAAAATCCATGCGCTTCACGAAGTGATTCCCAACATGAATGATATTTTTATTAAGTGTGTCACCGACGGAAACGCAGGTAGTCACTCAGCTTTCACCGAATGA
- a CDS encoding exopolyphosphatase produces MIVGIIDLGTNTFNLLIVESNREEQKRLFKTKIPVRLGEGGMEKKNIQPAAFERGISALKQFKDIGKARGVQNWVAYGTSALRTAKNAAKFIAEAKKLTGLEITIIPGFKEAEFIYRGVKAGIEIGEEPVLILDIGGGSNEFIIANSKEVFWKESVDLGMQRLMEKFKIKDPFNETVQEKLTAHFDAFLKNLETAIALHKPKVLIGAAGSFESFVLILNNADKFSDVAGKNSYCDIDIKKFMLLEEQLRSSKHAEREKMKGLESFRVDAIVPAAFFTRYILKKCNLRQFRMTTHSLKDGIDTGRMIFKPVRI; encoded by the coding sequence ATGATCGTCGGCATTATTGATCTGGGTACCAATACTTTTAATCTGTTGATTGTTGAATCGAACAGGGAAGAGCAGAAACGTCTGTTCAAGACAAAGATACCGGTGAGGCTGGGGGAAGGTGGGATGGAAAAGAAGAATATTCAACCGGCCGCCTTTGAGCGGGGGATTTCTGCACTGAAACAATTCAAGGACATTGGAAAAGCAAGAGGAGTACAGAACTGGGTTGCCTATGGTACCTCCGCACTTCGAACCGCCAAGAATGCAGCAAAATTTATTGCTGAGGCAAAAAAGCTAACCGGATTGGAAATTACAATCATTCCGGGTTTCAAAGAAGCGGAATTCATCTACCGCGGAGTGAAGGCCGGGATTGAAATAGGAGAGGAGCCCGTTCTTATTCTGGACATCGGCGGAGGAAGTAATGAATTTATTATTGCCAACAGTAAGGAGGTATTCTGGAAGGAGAGTGTTGATCTCGGGATGCAACGGCTAATGGAAAAATTTAAGATCAAGGATCCGTTCAATGAGACCGTACAGGAAAAACTGACTGCCCACTTTGACGCTTTCCTGAAAAATCTGGAAACGGCCATTGCCCTTCACAAGCCGAAAGTACTCATCGGCGCAGCCGGATCATTTGAATCCTTTGTGCTTATTCTGAATAACGCAGATAAGTTTTCTGATGTTGCCGGGAAGAATTCCTACTGCGACATTGACATTAAAAAGTTCATGCTTCTGGAGGAACAACTGCGGAGTTCAAAACATGCCGAGCGCGAAAAAATGAAAGGACTGGAGTCTTTCCGCGTAGACGCCATTGTGCCGGCGGCATTCTTCACGAGGTACATTTTAAAAAAATGTAACCTGCGCCAATTCCGTATGACTACTCATAGTCTGAAGGACGGAATTGACACAGGCCGGATGATTTTTAAGCCGGTTAGGATCTGA
- the ffh gene encoding signal recognition particle protein, giving the protein MFESLSDKLERAFKVLKGQGKISEVNVSETLKEIRKALLDADVNYKVAKTFTDTVKEKALGQQVLTAVSPGQLLTKITHDELTALMGGQKSDINLTHSPSVILMSGLQGSGKTTFSGKLAQYLKSKKGRNPLLVACDVYRPAAIDQLHVLGEQLEIPVFSDRESKDPVSIAKRGVQQAMDNQHTVVIIDTAGRLAVDEEMMNEIAELKRALKPDEILFVVDAMTGQDAVNTAKAFNDRLDFSGVVLTKMDGDTRGGAALSIKSVVNKPIKFVGTGEKMDALDVFYPERMADRILGMGDIVTLVEKAQEQYNAEEARKLQKKIAKNQFSFNDFLSQLQQIKKMGNMKDLVSMIPGVGKALKDVEINDDAFKHIEAIIHSMTPKERENPDVINGSRKTRISRGSGRSIQEVNKLLKQFEDTRKMMRMMSNKDQMAKMMRNMPRR; this is encoded by the coding sequence ATGTTTGAAAGTTTAAGTGATAAATTAGAAAGGGCCTTCAAGGTTTTAAAAGGTCAGGGGAAGATCAGCGAGGTCAACGTTTCTGAAACGCTGAAGGAGATCCGCAAAGCCCTTCTGGATGCAGACGTTAATTATAAAGTAGCCAAGACATTTACAGACACTGTTAAAGAAAAGGCACTGGGGCAACAGGTACTGACTGCCGTTTCACCCGGACAGTTGCTTACCAAGATCACCCATGATGAACTTACGGCGCTGATGGGTGGCCAGAAAAGCGATATCAACCTCACTCATTCTCCTTCCGTGATCCTGATGAGCGGGTTGCAGGGCTCTGGTAAAACAACGTTCTCAGGTAAACTCGCACAGTATTTAAAATCAAAGAAGGGACGAAATCCTCTTCTTGTGGCCTGCGACGTTTACCGTCCCGCCGCTATTGATCAATTACATGTTCTCGGAGAGCAACTGGAGATTCCTGTGTTTTCTGATCGGGAGAGCAAGGACCCGGTGAGTATCGCAAAGAGGGGTGTACAGCAGGCGATGGACAATCAGCATACGGTTGTTATCATTGATACCGCCGGCCGGTTGGCTGTAGATGAGGAAATGATGAACGAAATTGCAGAGCTGAAACGCGCGCTAAAGCCGGACGAAATTCTCTTTGTGGTGGATGCAATGACCGGACAGGATGCGGTAAATACGGCTAAAGCGTTTAATGACCGTCTGGATTTCAGTGGAGTGGTGCTTACAAAGATGGATGGTGATACGCGAGGCGGAGCGGCTCTGAGTATTAAGAGTGTCGTAAATAAACCCATCAAATTTGTTGGAACAGGGGAGAAGATGGATGCGCTGGATGTTTTCTATCCTGAGCGTATGGCCGATCGTATTCTTGGGATGGGCGATATTGTTACTCTGGTGGAAAAGGCACAGGAGCAGTACAATGCCGAAGAAGCAAGAAAGCTACAGAAGAAGATTGCCAAAAACCAGTTCTCATTCAATGATTTTCTTTCCCAGTTACAACAGATAAAGAAAATGGGGAACATGAAAGATTTGGTGAGCATGATCCCCGGCGTAGGAAAAGCGTTGAAGGATGTAGAAATAAACGATGATGCCTTCAAGCATATCGAAGCGATCATTCATTCGATGACCCCGAAGGAGAGGGAAAATCCGGATGTGATCAATGGCTCACGAAAAACCCGAATCTCCCGTGGCAGCGGCAGAAGCATTCAGGAAGTAAATAAATTGCTCAAACAATTTGAAGATACACGTAAAATGATGCGCATGATGAGCAATAAAGATCAGATGGCAAAAATGATGCGTAATATGCCCAGACGATGA
- the dnaJ gene encoding molecular chaperone DnaJ, giving the protein MSKRDFYDVLGVPKGATSDEIKKAYRKKAIEFHPDKNPGNKDAEEKFKEAAEAYDVLSNADKKSRYDQFGHAGMGGNGGAHGYGGGMNMDDIFSQFGDIFGGHFGFGGGGGRRVNRGSNLRIKVKLTLEEIASGVEKKIKVNKYVACEPCKGTGAKAGSGFNSCGTCKGSGVVMRVTSTFLGRMQTTTTCPDCGGEGQTIKDRCTKCHSDGIIRGEEVISINIPAGVGEGMQLSVGGKGNAAARGGVNGDLIVVIEEQEHEHLVREGNHLLYDLHISIPDAALGTSCEIPTLDGKAKIKVEPGTQGGKVLRLKGKGIPDINGYGKGDLLVSVNIYTPAHLSAEEKKIMEKLKDSKNFKPDPAKNERSFFDRMREYFE; this is encoded by the coding sequence ATGAGTAAAAGAGATTTCTACGATGTTTTAGGTGTTCCGAAAGGAGCCACTTCCGACGAAATTAAAAAAGCGTATCGGAAAAAGGCCATTGAATTCCATCCGGATAAGAATCCCGGCAACAAGGATGCGGAAGAGAAGTTCAAGGAAGCAGCGGAAGCGTATGATGTGCTGAGCAACGCGGATAAAAAATCACGCTACGATCAGTTCGGGCATGCCGGAATGGGTGGGAACGGAGGAGCGCACGGCTATGGTGGCGGAATGAACATGGATGATATTTTCTCACAGTTCGGAGATATTTTCGGTGGGCATTTTGGTTTCGGCGGAGGGGGCGGACGACGCGTGAACCGGGGTTCAAACCTGCGTATAAAGGTTAAATTAACGCTTGAAGAGATTGCTTCGGGGGTCGAAAAAAAGATTAAAGTCAACAAATATGTTGCCTGCGAGCCCTGTAAAGGCACAGGTGCCAAGGCGGGATCCGGATTTAATTCCTGTGGAACGTGCAAAGGTTCCGGAGTTGTGATGCGCGTGACTAGCACCTTCCTGGGCCGAATGCAAACGACCACCACCTGTCCGGATTGTGGAGGAGAAGGTCAAACGATCAAAGACCGATGTACGAAATGTCACAGTGATGGTATTATCAGAGGTGAGGAGGTGATCAGCATTAATATTCCTGCCGGAGTAGGGGAGGGGATGCAACTTTCTGTTGGTGGAAAGGGAAATGCCGCGGCACGCGGCGGTGTGAACGGCGATCTGATCGTAGTGATCGAAGAGCAGGAACATGAACACCTCGTGCGGGAAGGCAATCATCTCCTTTATGATCTTCATATCAGCATTCCGGACGCCGCGCTCGGAACTTCCTGCGAAATTCCCACCCTTGACGGAAAGGCGAAGATTAAAGTAGAACCGGGCACACAAGGAGGAAAAGTGCTTCGCCTGAAAGGCAAAGGTATTCCGGATATCAACGGCTATGGCAAAGGAGACTTGTTGGTCAGTGTGAATATTTATACTCCTGCACATTTGTCTGCAGAGGAAAAAAAGATAATGGAAAAACTGAAGGATTCCAAGAACTTCAAACCCGATCCCGCCAAAAACGAAAGAAGCTTTTTCGATCGGATGAGGGAGTACTTTGAATGA
- a CDS encoding bifunctional 5,10-methylene-tetrahydrofolate dehydrogenase/5,10-methylene-tetrahydrofolate cyclohydrolase (catalyzes the formation of 5,10-methenyltetrahydrofolate from 5,10-methylenetetrahydrofolate and subsequent formation of 10-formyltetrahydrofolate from 5,10-methenyltetrahydrofolate), producing MTILDGKKTSQDIQQEIAAEVKKITETGKRPPHLAAILVGNDGASETYVTSKVATCEKVGFRSTLIRLPASTTEAELLNKIRELNVDESLDGFIVQLPLPRHISEKKVIETVAPSKDVDGFHAESVGKMALNLPTFLPATPYGILQLLERYKVPTEGKHCVVIGRSHIVGSPMSILMSRNGYPGNCTVTITHSKTRNLKDICLQGDIIIAALGKPEFLKADMVKEGAVVIDVGITRIADASKKSGFALKGDVDYHGVAPKCSFITPVPGGVGPMTIASLLMNTLLSYKLKN from the coding sequence ATGACCATACTCGACGGAAAGAAAACATCCCAGGACATTCAGCAGGAAATTGCTGCAGAGGTGAAAAAGATAACAGAGACAGGGAAGCGTCCTCCGCACCTGGCTGCTATTCTGGTAGGTAATGACGGAGCCAGTGAGACCTATGTTACATCCAAAGTTGCTACCTGCGAAAAAGTAGGTTTCCGCTCAACCCTTATTCGCCTTCCGGCCAGTACCACCGAAGCTGAATTGCTGAATAAAATTCGTGAGCTGAATGTGGATGAATCACTGGACGGTTTTATTGTGCAGCTGCCGCTTCCCAGGCATATTTCTGAAAAGAAAGTTATTGAAACAGTGGCACCCTCTAAGGATGTTGATGGTTTTCATGCGGAAAGTGTTGGAAAAATGGCACTCAACCTTCCGACCTTTTTACCAGCCACCCCTTACGGCATTCTTCAGTTGCTGGAGCGTTATAAAGTTCCTACGGAAGGAAAACATTGTGTGGTGATCGGCAGAAGCCATATTGTGGGATCACCCATGAGTATTCTTATGTCAAGAAACGGATATCCCGGAAACTGTACTGTAACAATCACACATTCTAAAACCAGGAATCTGAAAGATATTTGCCTGCAGGGCGATATTATCATCGCAGCACTGGGGAAGCCGGAGTTCCTGAAAGCGGACATGGTGAAGGAGGGCGCGGTAGTAATTGATGTGGGAATAACCCGAATCGCTGACGCATCCAAGAAAAGCGGATTCGCCCTGAAAGGAGATGTGGATTATCACGGGGTAGCTCCCAAATGCTCTTTTATCACTCCCGTTCCGGGTGGTGTCGGTCCTATGACCATTGCCAGCCTGCTGATGAATACGCTGCTGAGTTATAAATTAAAAAACTGA